A window from Montipora capricornis isolate CH-2021 chromosome 7, ASM3666992v2, whole genome shotgun sequence encodes these proteins:
- the LOC138055910 gene encoding uncharacterized protein, whose protein sequence is MANEESFHSLGEDGTSDLSANRKRKRQATVENGRSGKSRRWCDAEVDRLIELMEERPCLWDVFCKECHVREKRERACEEIENELEIDLNDIKTKTVGLRSQLGRELSKTNNKKSGQALNDNYKSNWIYWDSLQFLVPVMQARKNKDNLPDR, encoded by the coding sequence ATGGCGAATGAGGAAAGTTTCCATTCACTTGGCGAAGATGGCACTAGCGATCTCTCGGCaaatagaaaaaggaaaagacaagCAACTGTTGAAAACGGGAGATCGGGGAAATCGAGAAGATGGTGTGACGCGGAGGTCGATAGACTTATCGAACTAATGGAAGAAAGACCATGTCTGTGGGACGTATTTTGTAAGGAGTGTCACGTCAGGGAAAAGAGAGAGCGGGCTTGTGAAGAGATCGAAAACGAACTGGAGATAGATCTCAATGACATCAAGACCAAAACAGTCGGCCTCAGAAGCCAACTCGGAAGAGAACTATCCAAGACCAACAACAAAAAGTCAGGACAGGCTTTGAATGACAATTACAAGTCAAACTGGATCTACTGGGACAGTCTGCAGTTTCTTGTACCGGTGATGCAAGcgagaaaaaacaaagacaatttGCCAGATCGCTAA
- the LOC138055909 gene encoding uncharacterized protein: MAVAGPDYECLYADVGTNGRVSDGGVWNKCGLSQATEDGIISLPPPKCLPNGDTEVPHVFVGDDAFALKPHMMKPYSQNGLSADRRVYNYRHSRARRLSENLFGIMANRWRVFLTVLLLSP, translated from the coding sequence ATGGCCGTAGCTGGTCCAGACTATGAATGCTTGTATGCAGACGTTGGTACAAATGGGAGGGTGTCAGATGGAGGTGTATGGAATAAGTGTGGCTTATCACAAGCAACTGAAGATGGAATTATTTCCCTACCCCCTCCCAAGTGCCTACCAAATGGAGATACAGAGGTGCCTCATGTGTTTGTTGGAGATGATGCTTTTGCACTGAAGCCTCACATGATGAAACCTTATTCGCAAAATGGACTTAGTGCAGACAGGAGAGTTTACAACTACAGGCACAGCCGAGCAAGGAGGCTTTCTGAGAATTTGTTTGGTATCATGGCAAACAGATGGCGTGTTTTTCTGACTGTCCTCTTGCTGAGCCCATAG